One region of Rhodocaloribacter litoris genomic DNA includes:
- a CDS encoding class I SAM-dependent rRNA methyltransferase, translating to MKRVILRRHKEKALQRGYPWVFANQIHRIHGDPAGGDVVEIASADGQVLGLGLYHATSLIAVRFLTSDATATIDAAFFRERLRRALALREAAFPGATHYRLAFGESDGLPGTVIDRYGDVLVWSTLSLGMEQRRDLLLDALEDLLHPTAIVERNDVPLRAKDGLAETKGVLRGRYEGPVEIEEHGVRYAVDVLDGPKTGFFIDQRLHRAAVRPFARDRRVLDVFSADGGFGLQCAAAGAASVHLLDVSQAALDRAVANATRNGLADRLTTEQADALDRLGRLVEEGASYDFVILDPPAFAKSRRHVEEATRAYQRINISALQLLPPGGLLATASCSQAIGEGDFVKIIQYSARKAGARLRLLYRGTQPPDHPVLDTMPETHYLKFYLFQKLYDEVP from the coding sequence ATGAAGCGCGTCATCCTGCGCCGTCACAAGGAAAAGGCCCTGCAGCGGGGCTATCCCTGGGTGTTTGCCAACCAGATCCACCGGATCCACGGCGACCCGGCCGGCGGCGACGTCGTGGAGATCGCCTCGGCCGACGGGCAGGTGCTCGGCCTCGGCCTCTACCACGCCACGTCCCTCATCGCCGTGCGCTTCCTCACCTCGGACGCCACCGCCACGATCGACGCCGCCTTCTTCCGGGAACGGCTCCGCCGCGCGCTCGCCCTGCGGGAGGCGGCCTTCCCCGGTGCCACGCACTACCGGCTCGCCTTCGGCGAGAGCGACGGCCTGCCCGGCACCGTCATCGACCGGTACGGCGACGTGCTGGTGTGGAGCACCCTCTCGCTCGGCATGGAACAGCGCCGCGACCTCCTTCTCGACGCCCTCGAAGACCTCCTCCACCCTACTGCCATCGTCGAGCGGAACGACGTCCCGCTCCGGGCCAAGGACGGGCTGGCCGAAACGAAGGGCGTCCTGCGCGGGCGGTACGAGGGTCCCGTGGAGATCGAGGAGCACGGCGTGCGCTACGCCGTGGACGTGCTCGACGGGCCGAAGACCGGCTTCTTCATCGACCAGCGGCTGCACCGGGCCGCCGTCCGCCCCTTCGCCCGGGACCGGCGCGTGCTCGACGTCTTCAGCGCCGACGGAGGCTTCGGGCTGCAATGTGCGGCCGCCGGCGCCGCGTCGGTCCACCTGCTCGACGTCTCCCAGGCCGCCCTCGACCGCGCCGTCGCCAACGCCACGCGCAATGGCCTGGCCGACCGCCTCACCACGGAACAGGCCGACGCCCTCGACCGCCTCGGCCGGCTGGTGGAAGAAGGCGCCTCCTACGACTTCGTCATCCTCGATCCCCCCGCCTTCGCCAAAAGCCGCCGCCACGTCGAAGAGGCCACGCGCGCCTACCAGCGGATCAACATCAGCGCGCTGCAACTCCTCCCGCCCGGTGGCCTCCTGGCCACGGCATCCTGCTCCCAGGCCATCGGCGAGGGGGACTTCGTGAAGATCATCCAGTACAGTGCCCGCAAGGCGGGTGCCCGGCTGCGTCTGCTCTATCGCGGCACCCAGCCCCCGGACCACCCCGTCCTCGACACCATGCCGGAGACCCACTACCTCAAATTCTACCTCTTCCAGAAGCTGTACGACGAGGTGCCCTGA
- the rsmB gene encoding 16S rRNA (cytosine(967)-C(5))-methyltransferase RsmB, whose translation MAARKRTGRKAAALERTARGRAVRQLDRIEVGGAFAGLVGDDAAGEADPRADRLVTEYVAGVTRWRRRLDFLIAHFYRGPYQKMEPTLRQILRLALYDLLFLGTPAHAAVHEAVELAKAFVRPGAGGLVNGLLRAVLRHRNALPVPQTGDPVEDLAIRASHPTWMVRRWVERFGTAETERLLAWNNARPVFGLRLSSRADRAAVVALLDAHGVAWTPSPYLDDFLRLGQLQPVRAAGLLDNGRCAVQDESAGLVVRLLDPQPGETVLDVCAAPGGKARYAADRMRGQGRLLAFDVNAGRLRLLAEAARGEGLALIETEAVDLRHLANRPDAPRGDRVLLDAPCSGLGVLARRADLRWRRLPEALDELIRLQDELLDAAARLVRPGGLLVYATCTIEPEENEARIAAFLKRHPDFTLEPAHPFVPGALVTSEGFFASLPHRHEIDGAFGARLRRAG comes from the coding sequence ATGGCTGCTCGAAAGCGTACCGGCAGGAAGGCGGCGGCGCTGGAACGCACCGCCCGGGGCCGGGCTGTCCGGCAGCTCGACCGGATCGAGGTGGGAGGTGCCTTTGCCGGGCTCGTGGGCGACGACGCGGCCGGTGAGGCCGATCCGCGTGCCGACCGCCTCGTGACGGAGTATGTGGCCGGCGTCACCCGCTGGCGGCGCCGGCTGGACTTCCTGATCGCGCACTTCTACCGGGGCCCCTACCAGAAGATGGAGCCCACGCTCCGCCAGATCCTTCGCCTTGCCCTCTACGACCTGCTCTTCCTCGGCACCCCGGCGCATGCCGCCGTGCATGAGGCCGTGGAACTGGCCAAGGCGTTCGTGCGGCCCGGTGCCGGAGGCCTGGTCAACGGCCTCCTGCGCGCCGTGCTCCGGCACCGGAACGCGCTCCCCGTGCCGCAGACGGGCGACCCGGTCGAAGATCTGGCCATCCGGGCCTCGCACCCGACCTGGATGGTGCGGCGCTGGGTGGAACGCTTCGGCACGGCGGAGACGGAGCGGCTCCTGGCGTGGAACAATGCCCGCCCCGTCTTCGGCCTGCGACTTTCATCCCGGGCCGACCGGGCGGCCGTCGTCGCCCTGCTCGACGCGCACGGGGTCGCATGGACGCCGTCGCCCTACCTCGACGACTTCCTCCGGCTCGGGCAGCTCCAGCCGGTCCGCGCAGCCGGGCTGCTGGACAACGGCCGCTGCGCCGTGCAGGACGAGAGTGCCGGCCTCGTCGTGCGCCTGCTGGACCCGCAGCCCGGAGAAACCGTGCTGGACGTGTGTGCCGCCCCCGGCGGCAAGGCGCGCTACGCCGCCGACCGCATGCGCGGGCAGGGGCGGCTCCTCGCCTTCGACGTGAACGCCGGGCGCCTGCGCCTCCTGGCCGAAGCCGCCCGGGGCGAAGGGCTGGCCCTGATCGAAACCGAAGCGGTGGATCTGCGCCACCTCGCCAACCGGCCCGATGCCCCCCGGGGCGACCGGGTGCTGCTCGACGCGCCCTGCTCCGGCCTCGGCGTCCTCGCCCGGCGCGCCGACCTGCGCTGGCGCCGCCTCCCCGAAGCCCTCGACGAGCTGATCCGCCTGCAGGACGAACTGCTCGACGCCGCCGCCCGCCTCGTCCGCCCGGGAGGCCTGCTCGTCTACGCCACGTGCACCATCGAACCGGAAGAGAACGAGGCCCGCATCGCGGCCTTCCTGAAACGACATCCGGACTTCACCCTCGAACCGGCCCATCCCTTCGTGCCCGGTGCCCTGGTCACCTCGGAAGGGTTCTTCGCCTCGCTGCCCCACCGGCATGAGATCGACGGGGCATTCGGGGCACGGCTGCGGCGGGCGGGGTGA
- the tkt gene encoding transketolase has product MTQASSAVDRALATELAQRSINTIRFLAVDAVQQANSGHPGMPMGMAAPAYVLWHHFLKHNPKDPAWPDRDRFVLSAGHGSMLLYALLHLTGYDLPMEELKRFRQWGSRTPGHPENFLTPGVETTTGPLGQGFANGVGMAIAERFLAARFNRPDFPVVDHYTYGIVSDGDLMEGISHEAASLAGHLGLGKLIYLYDDNEISIDGSTDLAFTEDVGRRFEAYGWQVLDVPDGNDLEAVARALETARSDASRPSLIITHTHIGYGSPNKQDTAEAHGAPLGEEEVRLTKRALGWPEEPAFFVPGEVYEHLGEAVERGRAAQEAWQALLERYAGAYPDEAAAFRAWLDGRLPEDWDADLPVFEPGTSVATRKASGAVLAALGAKLPNLIGGSADLTPSNNTFIKGRTDFQKDQPSGSYLRFGVREHAMAAICNGIALHGGLRPYCGTFLVFSDYMRPALRLSALMHLPVVYVFTHDSIGLGEDGPTHQPVEHAMSLRLIPNLTFIRPADAAETAEAWRVALLRRDGPTALALTRQGVPVLDRTTLAPAEGLRRGAYILSDDDEPELILMATGSEVALIVAASERLRRLGHRVRVVSMPSWELFEREPEDYRRAILPPEVTARVAVEAGRTLGWERYVGPRGHVIGLDRFGASAPGKVVFEKLGFTVDRVVEAARALL; this is encoded by the coding sequence ATGACACAGGCTTCCTCTGCGGTGGATCGTGCCTTGGCAACCGAACTGGCGCAACGCAGCATCAACACCATCCGTTTTCTGGCCGTCGATGCGGTGCAGCAGGCCAACAGCGGCCATCCCGGCATGCCGATGGGGATGGCGGCCCCGGCCTATGTACTCTGGCACCATTTCCTGAAACACAACCCGAAGGACCCCGCCTGGCCGGACCGGGACCGGTTCGTCCTGTCGGCGGGGCACGGCTCGATGCTGCTCTACGCCCTGTTGCACCTGACGGGCTATGACCTTCCGATGGAGGAGCTCAAGCGTTTCCGCCAGTGGGGGTCGAGGACGCCCGGACATCCGGAGAACTTCCTCACGCCGGGGGTGGAGACGACCACGGGGCCGCTCGGGCAGGGGTTTGCCAACGGGGTCGGCATGGCGATCGCCGAGCGCTTTCTGGCCGCCCGCTTCAACCGCCCGGACTTTCCCGTCGTCGATCACTATACCTACGGCATCGTCTCGGACGGGGATCTGATGGAAGGCATCTCGCACGAGGCGGCCTCCCTGGCAGGCCACCTGGGCCTGGGCAAGCTCATCTACCTCTACGACGACAACGAGATTTCCATCGACGGAAGCACCGACCTGGCGTTCACGGAAGACGTGGGGCGGCGTTTCGAAGCCTATGGCTGGCAGGTGCTCGACGTCCCCGACGGCAACGACCTGGAGGCGGTGGCCCGGGCACTGGAGACCGCCCGGTCCGACGCGAGCCGCCCCTCGCTCATCATCACGCACACGCACATCGGCTACGGCAGCCCGAACAAGCAGGACACGGCCGAGGCGCACGGGGCACCCCTGGGCGAGGAGGAGGTGCGCCTGACGAAGCGTGCGCTCGGCTGGCCGGAGGAACCGGCGTTCTTCGTGCCCGGCGAGGTCTATGAACACCTGGGAGAAGCCGTCGAACGGGGACGGGCGGCGCAGGAGGCCTGGCAGGCCCTGCTGGAGCGGTACGCCGGGGCCTACCCGGACGAGGCCGCCGCCTTCCGGGCCTGGCTCGATGGGCGCCTGCCCGAGGACTGGGACGCGGACCTGCCCGTGTTCGAGCCGGGCACCTCGGTGGCCACCCGCAAGGCCAGCGGGGCGGTCCTGGCGGCCCTGGGCGCGAAGCTGCCCAACCTCATCGGGGGCTCGGCCGACCTGACGCCCTCGAACAACACGTTCATCAAAGGACGCACGGACTTCCAGAAAGACCAGCCGTCGGGCAGCTACCTGCGCTTCGGGGTGCGGGAACACGCCATGGCGGCCATCTGCAACGGGATCGCCCTGCATGGCGGCCTCCGCCCGTACTGCGGCACCTTCCTCGTCTTCAGCGACTACATGCGCCCGGCCCTGCGCCTGAGTGCGCTCATGCACCTGCCGGTCGTCTACGTCTTCACGCACGATTCCATCGGCCTCGGCGAGGACGGCCCGACGCACCAGCCCGTCGAGCACGCCATGTCGCTGCGGCTCATCCCCAACCTCACGTTCATCCGCCCCGCCGACGCGGCCGAGACCGCCGAGGCCTGGCGTGTGGCCCTGCTCCGCCGCGATGGACCGACGGCGCTGGCGCTGACCCGCCAGGGGGTGCCGGTGCTCGACCGGACGACGCTCGCACCGGCCGAGGGGCTCCGGCGCGGCGCCTACATCCTCTCGGACGACGACGAGCCGGAGCTGATCCTGATGGCGACCGGCAGCGAGGTGGCGCTCATCGTCGCCGCGTCGGAGCGGCTTCGCCGGCTGGGCCATCGCGTCCGCGTCGTCAGCATGCCCTCCTGGGAACTGTTCGAGCGGGAGCCGGAAGACTATCGCCGGGCCATCCTGCCGCCGGAGGTGACGGCACGGGTGGCGGTGGAGGCCGGCCGCACCCTGGGCTGGGAGCGCTACGTCGGCCCCCGGGGGCACGTCATCGGGCTGGACCGCTTCGGGGCCTCGGCACCGGGCAAAGTGGTGTTCGAAAAGCTCGGCTTCACCGTGGACCGGGTCGTCGAGGCGGCCCGCGCGCTGCTCTGA
- a CDS encoding vitamin K epoxide reductase family protein → MNTPALRFAPYRPLTDRLLYGLALFGLLVVVHLWLQTERGFDRGCLGFSAPDPTFDCEAVVQSDAGKVFGVSNVVWGLLFYVLVAWMSAAVVFVGDGWRAKIKQARAVLLFFGFAYSAYLLYVQSVQIGEFCLLCLMSALTVAAMFAVQVGEMVRLPAGLRGMVTRHRPGEPRLYAALGIVLLLVAVADVVYFKSLPAPGTPAVAAAETPPATAAANTARPGAECRYSEEIPPVADYDRFFSIGDPYQGNLEAPVTVIEFFDPNCPHCKALHPVMKQVVEANRERARFYLIPFVVFPQSMLQTEALYVAAQEGKYFEMIDAQFAHQQQGGLDMNRLRTLAAGLGMDPDRFQARVERGMHLDQIRRIREELAAIGLRGVPAVMINGRVVDPAARSTTCLNHLIASAAGTP, encoded by the coding sequence ATGAACACCCCTGCTTTGCGTTTCGCTCCCTACCGTCCCCTGACCGACCGGCTGCTCTACGGGCTGGCCCTCTTCGGCCTGCTGGTCGTCGTGCACCTCTGGCTCCAGACCGAGCGCGGCTTCGACCGGGGGTGCCTGGGCTTCTCCGCGCCCGACCCCACGTTCGACTGCGAGGCGGTGGTGCAGAGCGACGCCGGCAAGGTCTTCGGCGTCTCGAACGTGGTCTGGGGGTTGCTCTTCTACGTGCTCGTGGCCTGGATGAGTGCGGCGGTGGTCTTCGTCGGCGACGGGTGGCGTGCAAAGATCAAACAGGCGCGGGCGGTGCTTCTTTTCTTCGGCTTTGCGTACTCCGCCTACCTGCTCTACGTGCAGTCCGTGCAGATCGGCGAGTTCTGCCTGCTGTGCCTGATGTCCGCCCTGACGGTGGCGGCGATGTTCGCCGTGCAGGTGGGGGAGATGGTGCGGCTTCCGGCGGGACTACGGGGCATGGTGACGCGCCATCGCCCCGGTGAACCGCGCCTGTATGCCGCCCTGGGGATCGTGCTGCTCCTCGTGGCCGTGGCCGACGTGGTCTACTTCAAGAGCCTGCCCGCACCGGGCACCCCGGCGGTCGCGGCGGCGGAGACCCCGCCGGCCACCGCCGCGGCGAACACCGCCCGTCCCGGGGCGGAATGCCGGTACAGCGAGGAGATCCCACCCGTGGCGGACTACGACCGCTTCTTCAGCATCGGGGATCCCTACCAGGGCAACCTGGAGGCCCCCGTCACGGTGATCGAGTTCTTCGACCCGAACTGCCCGCACTGCAAGGCCCTGCACCCGGTGATGAAGCAGGTCGTGGAGGCCAACCGCGAACGGGCCCGCTTCTACCTGATTCCCTTCGTCGTCTTTCCCCAGTCCATGTTGCAGACCGAGGCGCTGTACGTTGCGGCGCAGGAAGGGAAATACTTCGAGATGATCGATGCCCAGTTCGCGCACCAGCAGCAGGGGGGGCTGGACATGAACCGGCTTCGCACGCTGGCAGCCGGGCTGGGGATGGATCCGGATCGGTTTCAGGCCCGGGTGGAACGGGGGATGCACCTCGACCAGATCCGGCGTATCCGCGAAGAACTGGCCGCGATCGGGCTGCGCGGCGTGCCGGCGGTCATGATCAACGGGCGCGTGGTGGATCCCGCAGCGCGCAGCACGACCTGCCTGAACCACCTCATCGCCTCGGCCGCCGGGACCCCGTGA
- a CDS encoding chloride channel protein: MARRHRFERSFDFARGLYPHTRRLFEQHFNWQLTGRWMFYSALVGVLGALGALIFATLVQTASDVFLLDLAGYRMPMPGGEGPPGEAFDLQAALHPARRWLLFLIPTLGGLVSGWLVFTFAPEAEGHGTDAVIRAFHRGKGLIGWRVPVVKALASAVTIGTGGSAGREGPIAQIGAALGSLLARRLGLSERERRILLIAGIAAGVGSIFRSPLGGAFFAVEVLYRQDLETEGLMPSVVAAITGYSIFSTVESSATVFTVPSFTFVNPLELVPLIVFALLCAAVGILYVDIFYGTKRVVFDRMKLPPHLKPAVGGLLVGTIAFWFPAVLGSSYGWLQQAMYGNLPLAVMALLALAKIFATSFTIGSGGSGGVFAPSLVIGGMLGGLFGEGLHTLLPGLVRQPEAYVMIGMATFFTGVANVPISTTIMISELTGSYRLLVPLIFAGVIVHLLVRRWSLYTQQVDTYNDSPAHRADLTPNLLDDLKVRNVITYPVHYHVLDPATTLDEILSVFTRTREVVLPVRSAHPEREGPYRGLVLLDDLQSLLQSEDMMRRFVVAADVQVPFAAVHLDDSLTTVLEVFNRTGYPELPVLDEQGRITGFIRQGQLITEYHRAYLRHEQESLPTSP, encoded by the coding sequence ATGGCACGTCGACACCGGTTCGAGCGTTCGTTCGACTTCGCCCGGGGACTCTACCCGCACACCCGCCGGCTCTTCGAGCAACATTTCAACTGGCAGCTTACGGGGCGCTGGATGTTCTATTCGGCCCTGGTCGGGGTGCTGGGGGCGCTGGGAGCGTTGATCTTCGCCACGCTGGTCCAGACGGCGAGTGACGTCTTCCTGCTCGACCTGGCAGGCTACCGGATGCCGATGCCGGGCGGTGAGGGGCCGCCGGGCGAAGCCTTCGACCTGCAGGCGGCCCTGCATCCGGCCCGGCGGTGGCTGCTCTTTCTGATTCCCACGCTGGGCGGGCTCGTCTCCGGCTGGCTGGTTTTCACGTTTGCCCCGGAGGCCGAGGGTCACGGCACCGACGCCGTCATCCGGGCTTTCCACCGGGGCAAGGGACTCATCGGCTGGCGGGTGCCTGTGGTGAAAGCGCTGGCTTCGGCGGTGACCATCGGGACGGGCGGCAGCGCCGGGCGTGAGGGCCCCATCGCCCAGATCGGCGCGGCGCTCGGAAGCCTGCTGGCCCGGCGGCTCGGCCTGAGCGAACGCGAGCGCCGCATCCTGCTCATCGCCGGCATCGCCGCCGGCGTCGGCAGCATCTTCCGTTCCCCCCTGGGTGGGGCCTTCTTCGCCGTCGAGGTCCTCTACCGGCAGGACCTTGAAACCGAGGGCCTGATGCCGTCGGTGGTGGCCGCCATCACCGGCTACTCGATCTTCTCCACCGTCGAGAGCTCCGCCACCGTCTTCACCGTTCCGAGTTTCACCTTCGTCAACCCGCTCGAGCTGGTGCCACTGATCGTGTTCGCCCTGCTCTGCGCGGCCGTCGGCATCCTGTACGTGGACATCTTCTACGGCACGAAGCGGGTCGTCTTCGACCGGATGAAGCTGCCGCCGCACCTCAAGCCGGCCGTCGGCGGGCTCCTGGTGGGGACCATCGCCTTCTGGTTCCCGGCCGTCCTGGGCTCGAGCTACGGCTGGCTCCAGCAGGCCATGTACGGCAACCTGCCGCTCGCGGTGATGGCCCTGCTGGCCCTGGCGAAGATCTTCGCCACGTCGTTCACGATCGGTTCCGGCGGCTCGGGGGGCGTCTTCGCCCCGTCGCTCGTCATCGGGGGGATGCTCGGCGGCCTCTTCGGCGAGGGGCTGCACACCCTGCTGCCGGGTCTGGTCCGGCAACCGGAGGCCTACGTCATGATCGGCATGGCGACGTTCTTCACCGGCGTGGCCAACGTCCCGATTTCGACGACCATCATGATCTCCGAGCTGACCGGGAGCTACCGCCTGCTCGTTCCCCTGATCTTCGCCGGGGTGATCGTCCACCTGCTCGTGCGGCGCTGGAGCCTCTACACACAACAGGTCGACACGTACAACGACTCGCCCGCCCACCGGGCCGACCTCACGCCGAACCTGCTGGACGACCTCAAGGTCCGGAACGTCATCACCTATCCGGTTCATTACCACGTGCTCGACCCGGCCACCACGCTCGACGAGATCCTGAGCGTCTTCACCCGGACGCGCGAGGTGGTCCTGCCCGTACGTTCGGCGCATCCCGAACGCGAAGGGCCCTACCGGGGCCTCGTGCTGCTCGACGACCTCCAGTCGCTCCTGCAGTCCGAAGACATGATGCGGCGCTTTGTCGTGGCGGCCGACGTGCAGGTGCCCTTCGCGGCCGTCCACCTCGACGACAGCCTGACGACGGTGCTGGAAGTGTTCAACCGGACGGGCTACCCGGAGCTCCCCGTCCTGGACGAACAGGGGCGGATCACCGGCTTCATCCGGCAGGGACAGTTGATCACCGAATACCACCGGGCGTACCTTCGCCATGAGCAGGAGAGCCTCCCGACATCCCCATGA
- a CDS encoding mechanosensitive ion channel family protein: protein MNFPIELENEVVARVLLIVVTLAALYVLTRLAQRLARRYVTDPARLYSTTKTIRRTAGITAIVLVILLLSPDVRGLLTVLTVIGAGLAIALREALLSFAGWFRITFLTPFKIGDRIEINGVRGDVIDVRVLRTTLMEIGGWVDADQSTGRIVHIPNSWIFEHALYNYTRGFRFIWNELSVTVTFRSDWQAAHDILLRLANISAEIVEQQASREIRQMSGEYLIHYGILSPFVYVRIVENGIRLTLRYLCEARKRRGTEHALTISMLEEFKRHGGIELAYPTLGISKGDTPQFGPLPTSPQKPRPDEKAG from the coding sequence ATGAACTTCCCCATCGAACTGGAGAACGAGGTTGTCGCCCGGGTGCTGCTGATCGTGGTCACCCTGGCGGCGCTCTACGTGCTCACCCGGCTGGCCCAGCGGCTGGCCCGGCGGTACGTGACCGACCCGGCGCGGCTCTACAGCACCACGAAAACGATACGCCGCACCGCCGGCATCACGGCCATCGTGCTGGTGATCCTCCTGCTCTCCCCCGACGTGCGGGGCCTGCTCACCGTGCTGACCGTCATCGGCGCCGGGCTGGCCATCGCCCTGCGCGAGGCCCTGCTCAGCTTCGCCGGCTGGTTCCGCATCACCTTCCTAACCCCCTTCAAGATCGGCGACCGCATCGAGATCAACGGCGTCCGCGGCGACGTGATCGACGTCCGGGTCCTGCGCACGACGCTCATGGAGATCGGCGGCTGGGTGGATGCCGACCAGAGCACCGGCCGCATCGTCCACATCCCCAACAGCTGGATCTTCGAACACGCCCTGTACAATTACACACGCGGCTTCCGCTTCATCTGGAACGAGCTCTCCGTCACGGTCACGTTTCGGAGCGACTGGCAGGCCGCGCACGACATCCTGCTGCGCCTGGCGAACATCTCGGCCGAGATCGTCGAGCAGCAGGCGTCCCGTGAGATCCGCCAGATGTCGGGCGAATACCTGATCCACTACGGCATCCTCTCGCCGTTCGTCTACGTGCGGATCGTCGAGAACGGGATCCGGCTGACACTGCGCTACCTGTGCGAGGCCCGCAAGCGCCGGGGCACCGAGCACGCCCTGACGATCTCGATGCTGGAGGAGTTCAAACGGCACGGGGGCATCGAGCTGGCCTACCCCACCCTGGGCATCTCGAAGGGCGACACCCCGCAGTTCGGCCCCCTGCCCACATCTCCACAGAAACCACGACCCGACGAGAAGGCCGGATGA
- the trpE gene encoding anthranilate synthase component I, whose amino-acid sequence MPDLLTFDDFLSLVERQRARGTRRFVLPVSRRRSADLLTPVAAFLALRRAGRFGFLLESVEGGEKLARYSFLGKDPFRIVRARGMEVSIEEARRTEARRGSIFAVLQEMLDRYEEVKVPGLPRFSCGAVGYMGYDTVRLIERLEHPPPDDLGLPDAVWCFYDTLAAFDHVKHQLVLMASVFVDPDTDLRRAYHEATTRLDRLEDDLLRTPLPVPEPVHLDLAAMTSNVGRDDFEAAIEKARHYIYEGDIFQVVLSQRFATPFSGDPFNLYRALRQVNPSPYLFYLDLGDFALAGSSPEVLVRVEDGRAEVLPIAGTRPRGASEEEDRRLEAELLADPKERAEHLMLVDLGRNDLGRVCRLGSVRVDRYAFVERYSHVMHIVSSVSGLLAERHGARRTPAAMEVLAACFPAGTVSGAPKVRAMEIIDELEPTRRGIYAGAAGYVDFSGNLDTCITIRTMLIRAGTVYVQAGAGIVADSDPAREFEETVNKARALHQAMRVAAEELL is encoded by the coding sequence ATGCCCGACCTGCTCACGTTCGACGACTTCCTCAGCCTGGTGGAACGCCAGCGTGCCCGGGGCACACGACGGTTCGTGCTGCCCGTCTCCCGGCGCCGGAGCGCCGACCTGCTGACCCCGGTCGCGGCGTTCCTGGCCCTGCGCCGGGCCGGCCGTTTCGGCTTCCTGCTCGAGAGCGTGGAAGGCGGGGAGAAACTGGCGCGGTACTCGTTCCTGGGCAAAGACCCGTTCCGCATCGTCCGCGCCCGCGGCATGGAAGTCTCGATCGAGGAGGCCCGCCGAACGGAGGCACGGCGTGGAAGCATCTTCGCGGTCCTCCAGGAAATGCTCGACCGGTACGAGGAGGTCAAGGTGCCGGGCCTGCCCCGGTTCTCGTGCGGGGCCGTGGGCTACATGGGCTACGACACCGTGCGGCTGATCGAGCGGCTGGAACACCCCCCGCCCGACGACCTGGGCCTGCCCGACGCCGTCTGGTGCTTCTACGACACCCTGGCTGCCTTCGACCACGTCAAGCACCAGCTCGTGCTCATGGCGAGCGTCTTCGTCGACCCGGACACGGACCTGCGCCGGGCCTACCACGAGGCCACCACGCGCCTCGACCGGCTGGAGGACGACCTCCTCCGCACCCCGCTACCGGTCCCGGAGCCCGTCCACCTGGACCTGGCCGCCATGACCTCGAACGTCGGCCGGGACGACTTCGAGGCCGCCATCGAGAAGGCCCGGCACTACATCTACGAGGGTGACATCTTCCAGGTCGTCCTCTCGCAGCGCTTCGCCACCCCGTTCTCCGGTGATCCGTTCAACCTGTACCGGGCCCTGCGCCAGGTCAACCCCTCGCCGTACCTCTTTTACCTGGACCTGGGCGACTTTGCCCTGGCCGGCTCGTCGCCGGAGGTGCTCGTGCGGGTGGAAGACGGGCGCGCCGAGGTCCTGCCCATCGCCGGGACACGCCCCCGCGGCGCCTCGGAGGAAGAGGACCGGCGGCTGGAGGCAGAACTGCTGGCCGACCCGAAGGAACGCGCCGAACACCTGATGCTCGTCGACCTCGGGCGCAACGACCTGGGGCGCGTCTGCCGCCTCGGCTCGGTGCGGGTGGACCGTTACGCGTTCGTCGAGCGGTACTCGCACGTGATGCACATCGTCTCGTCCGTCTCCGGCCTGCTCGCCGAGCGACATGGCGCGCGGCGCACCCCCGCCGCGATGGAGGTGCTGGCCGCCTGCTTCCCCGCCGGCACCGTCAGCGGCGCCCCGAAGGTCCGCGCCATGGAGATCATCGACGAACTCGAACCCACCCGGCGGGGTATCTATGCCGGCGCCGCCGGCTACGTCGACTTCTCCGGCAACCTGGACACCTGCATCACCATCCGCACCATGCTCATCCGGGCCGGGACGGTCTACGTGCAGGCCGGCGCCGGCATCGTGGCCGACAGCGACCCCGCCCGCGAGTTCGAGGAAACGGTCAACAAGGCCCGCGCCCTCCACCAGGCCATGCGTGTCGCCGCCGAAGAACTGCTCTGA